taagacagtaaatgcTGGAACTTCAACAGAAGTCAACTTAAAGGTGAACTGgaggttttcataaccatttacCAAACATTTGTAGTCTTCACTTTGACAGAGTGAAAGTTGAGGTTTAACTGAATAGCAGTTTGTTTCTAGTATAGCTTTTTAAACACTGAACACTTTTGCCAGAAAAATTACATGGCTGTTAAAGTGGAAAAATAAGTTCAGTCAAACCTTTATAGTTAATATTCAAGTTTTATGTATGTGTACACATATACAAATTTTCAGGGCTTGAGCCCTGCATAAAAATAGGGATAGTATCACTTCTTCTGGGCCCACAAGAAGGGCTTTTATTATTGAGAATAACTACAGTAAAATCAACCCAAGAGCTTTACTCACCTTACAAACTGGAATAGGTGTTCTGGCAACAGCTGCAGGACATGTACCCGTGCTGGTCAGACTGATGCAGCTGGCTGCCCGCAGCACAGTTAAATTTGTGACTCCATGTAACTAAAGATTAAAAATGAGAAGCTTCAGATTTCTAACATTAAATACACAAAAGTTAGGATAGTAAAGGGCATGCTGACCTTTAATTCCAGCAGCATCTATGAGGTGACAAAACATTTCAGACTAGTTTCTGGAAGGTATGCCAAGTTTTGTTTAAATACAGAACTTCTGTACAGTTTTTCTCCAGAGAAGCTATGCCTGATGCCTCATCCATTACTGGCTTCCTGCCATTTCAAACCTAGACTATATTAAGTTTGTGTCGTTTTGCTTCTTTAAACCACCAATCCTGCCAACAACTTGAAGGTCTCCAGTAAATCTGTCCCTTTTCTAGCTCACTCATCCCCAACAAAGCAATGAACCTCACTTTCCCATAGCACTCCAAAGCTGGCATAGCTATCAGAAGAAAACAGTAATATCTACTGGCTCAAAGTTGCTAAGACTGAACTCCAGTTCTCCCCTAGGTATAGGGTCTCAGTTTTACAGAGACTTTTTCAAACTCATTTTTATCTCCTAATgaaggaggaggaatgaattCTTATGATTTTCTTCCACGAACAATGCAGTCCTACTCACATTTTCAAATACTTTTgcagcttttttaaaattaagaattgATTACAAAGGTATCTATAATTACAACAGAATATACCAATTTTAATAACTAGAAAAAAGTTTGAGCCAGTGTctttttccttcatctttcaGAATAAGCAAGGAGACAAGTAACAATTGTCTGGGAGAGCACCAGGTGACATAAGGCGATTTGATTCAGAACTGACCTAGAAGTTACTTGCATGAATTATTAATGGCAGAAGCCAGGCAGAGGGAAATCCATAATACCCTTTTCCCTATGGATATTTGTCATTGTCTCTATAATGTAGAACCTCAGATTTGACAAggcaaggaaactgtttctgtgctggtttaatttaaattaagatggttaaaagcagcattttttttctgcatagtaaagtttcaaagctgtattaagtcactgttcagttgtaaacttttaaaagaacaaacataagattttattcagagttacaaacaacctccattcctgagatgctcgtaactctgaacaaaatcttatgtttgttcttttaaaagtttacaactgaacagtgacttaatacagctttgaaactttactatgcagaaaaaaaaaatgctgcttttaaccatcttaatttaaattaaaccagcacagaaacagtttccttgccttgtcaaatatttttaacccccccctttttaaagtagtttatgtttaacacagtactgcactgtatttgctttttctggtctctgctgctacctgattgcgcacttctggttccaaatgaggtacaTGGTTGACTGCTAAGTtcctaactctggtgtttgtaactctgaggttctattgtatgtTTCGAAAGACCATATACTTGCCTTCCTTGTCTTAAGGGGAGTTTGAGTGGTTGAGCCAGCATGTCTTTTCATGGGTGTTTTCAGAACTGCAGAATCTTCCTTCTTCGTTAACTGCAACACAAAAGACTTAAATTTTATTTCACTGGTATGCATATTGAAGGAGTGCACTAACTCGCTAAAATTTTCCAATTATGACATGACTATGTCTACACAGTAATGTCAGCACAAGTCTGTGGGGACTTGACCCCACAGGCTCGATGTTTCTAAGCCTGACCTGGAGTACCCACATGGATTACTCACCCTTGGTTTATAACTTCTGAGAATCTGAACACACACGCAGTCACACCCATAATGCACTATTCAGAGTCAAGTCAAACCAGCCTAACTCAGGCTTCCGAGCACCTTCCCCACCTGTAGCTGCTCTAGCCCTTGGTTCATGGTGCACTATGGaaaaaacttgactgtccatccCATATGGCACTACTAGAAGTTGTTGCAGCCCACTAACACATCCAGGGGAGCATTTTTTGGCTGTGCACACTCTCAGCAACTGGAGCCAGCAACGTGAAAATGAGGCACTATTTGAAAAACTTGTCTTGCTTGCAGTTTCACTCCTGTagggaagcaggcagagcatcCATGAGATGCTGGTGGACCTTTTGGTGGCATTTTCAGACCCACCAAATGCACCTGGCAGAGGACGACAATACGAACATGGCAGAATCCAATTGGCTGGTGCTGCTTGTGACTCTCAATATAGCTGTTGATGCCCCCTATGTAGACTGGCACTTCTGCATTACAGCCACAGAAACCAACTGTTGGGATCACAGACCTGGAATGACCAGCTGTGGGTGCAGAACTTTCATGTGAAGAAAGTAACGTTTCTAGAGCTTGGAGCAGCTTTCCCTGTCCCTCCATAGTCAGGACACCCATATGAAGGAGGCCACGCTggtccagaagcaggttgctataGCTGtttggaagctggctaccccagactgctacTAGGCGCACTGCTAACCAGTTTCGTGTTGGCAAATCATTTGAGGAAATAAGGCATgtgattgacttcaatgagagaagagctcttgaaaatcctaccctaatTCTTCGCTTAGCCATTGGATCACATTCGTAAATGACTTGAACCCCTTAACAGTAGTTGATTACAAAGCTGCTGCACAGTTAAACAAGGGGCTTTTCAAATAACCTGTTGGTCTGAAGCCAATAGGGGGCAGCAGAAACTCCCAGTACCCTAGGGTCCACATTTCCCATCAAGAGATCTAAATTAAACATTCAAGGGCACAAGGGCATGCATAATTTGTATTCTAACAGCACCGACAACATGCCATTCACACAGATATTTGCCTGTCACACTATATTTGGCTAGATGTTACCCCACCAAAGCCCCTCCATCATTTATTACTTCATGAAGGCCTTTGGAGATAGCCAGTATGAAGAATTATGTTAAAATTAACtgaaactacagtagaacctcagagttatgaacacctcgggaatggagattGTAACTcggaacaaaacgttatggttattctttcaaaagtttacaacggAACAtttacttaatacagctttgaaattttactatgcagaagaaaaatgctgcttttaactctttttaaatgaaacaagcacagaaacaggttccttaccttgtcaaatcttaaaaaaaaataaaaataaatctttccctACAtctttttagtaatttacatttaTCACAGTACTGTAGTGTACTGGCACTTTTttagtctctgctgctgcctgattgcatacatctggttccaaatgaggtgtgtggttgacctgtcagttcataactctggtgttcgtaatgctgaggttctactgtagtgtaGTACCAATCCCTTGTCtacttttaagaaaaaacaaactcactctctctTGTTCCTTTTTAAGTTTGTGCTGTTCCCACTGATTTGCCATGTAGTCCAGGAACCTTTGACCCTCGATCAGGAAGTTGCAGCCTTGTTCTTTTTCCCAGCTTTCAATGCTCCTTTTCAGTTCTTCTCCCAActaagtttgcaaatgaaaaaaaggtagTTTGCATGTATTTCATTATCCATTTGAGCAGCTTAGGACAGTCAGCTTGAGGCCTGGTTAATTTCAGAGAGGTAGAAACAGGTTCCTTCAGGTACTGCACTTGCTTAAAACTGTCAATTGGTAGTTTTACAATCACTACTATTTTAGAAGTATTTTTATTTCACCTGCTGTGTGGTATATACCTATATAATTATGTGCAACTGCCACACAGCAGTTGGAAAGAGAAATACTTCTAAAATAGTAGTGATTGTAAAACTACAAATTGTCAGAAATTTAAGCAAGCACAGTAttgtttagttttgttcaaaTGCTTAACAACTGAACAAAACTGAACAgatttttctcaaatattttaattatattactGTTAGGTACCGCTTGCAGAACTAgatgccttgcataatgacaggtttcagagtagcagccgtgttagtctgtatctgtaaaaagaaaaggagtacttgtggcaccttagagactaacaaatttattagagcataagctttcgtgagctacagctcacttcatccgatttgttagtctctaaggtgccacaagtactccttttcttttttcttgtagaACTAGTAGGTGTAATACTCGAAAACATGCTGAATATATCCTTTTAAAGTATTTCATGTCTTGCCTCACTGTGAGGCTAAAAGCACAGTTCCAGGCCTTTTCATTTGCCTTACGTTACGCTAGCTAAAAAAAACACCAAGAAATTTGAGGTGGAGAAAGACCTGGAAGCATTCACGATAAATGAAGGACTGGACATTGCCAGAGCATGAATTTAGCTGCTGTATATCAGACCAACTGAGGATGAGCATCAGAAGTTTCAGTAGTTCAGGACAGATGTTTTACAAAGTGTTACCCAGCAAAGTGACATTTAATTGACACCCATCTTGACTCCTTGAACAGGCATTTAGTATTGTGCAGGCAGTTTAACAGGTTGAAGGCTGACACTCCCTTGTAGGCTGCTGAGTGGGGGGTTTTTTTAGCATCTAAAAAGGGGGACTAAGCATTGATTTAAAGTTTGTTCACACTTAAGTATGTTTAAGGGTGACCATCACCACAAAAGTGGATCGACATTATTAGAAGGAATTGTATTTAGTTCAGTTTCTATCCCTTAAGCATTAGGATTTCTGGAGTGTTATGGAAATCAGATCTATCACATGGCAAATGAACTGACTCAGCATCCAGCCTATTAAGAGAGAACTGTAACAATAGCATATTATGTTCCATCAACTCAGACAAGTTTGCTTAGATAGTATTGAAACGACTGAATTTTAACTCTTAATTTCAAGAGTGCATACATGCCAGCTGTGGTAGGGCTTACCTTTGTTAACAGCTTGTGGATCTTTGAGcgttctctctcttctttcagtAGAGTGCCACCTCTGTTAACTAATCTATTTGGATTTGTGGATTTTTTCTGAACAAAATAAATTTACTGAAATGTGAACATATACTTCAagccttttttttcccttccagaaTGGCAAAGGGCCTTCAGGAGCAACACCAAGTAGGAATAGAATTCATTACAGTTCCCACAGAACAGACTATTCTGTACTTAATGCTAGGGAAGTTTCACTTATTCAATCCATTATTTCAGGAATGATCAGCAAAATAACTCCTTTCTCTGAAGAGACCATCAATGATGACTTGTAAGTCATTTATCTGCTACAAAAGAATGAAAGGTATTTCCTCAGCACTAAAACACAGCATTTACATGAACATGAGACAAGGATGCTTGGAAATTGTTCGAGCCCAGATGGCTGTAAGTGGCAACAGGCTGCCTCACCAAGTCATAAGATAAAAATTAAAGGAGAAAAGGTCTTTTAATAGCAATATTAATTTACAGCACTTGccctctttggaaaaaaaaaattaaaatatattcagcGTAATGAAGAAAGATTCTTAAGTGCACCATGAAACAATTAAGATTTATCAGATTAGTTATTTGACAAGAACATGTGCTGACAACACTCCTAAACAGGTCTTGTAAAACTAAAACCCAAAATGCTTTAGATACCAACTTGCACTTGGAACATATGTTGACATTTGTCAAATACTGATATGTCATCCAGCTTCCCTTAAGTTTAGCATGGATAAATAGGACCTACAACTGACATACCACTGGGGTTATTTTGATATTGTGAAGTCAAAAGATAAATCTCACTAAGGAGAATGCTAACCCTCAAGATTGCCCATCTTTAATGGGAATTCTACTTAGACTCCCTCTGAAAGTTATTATGAACAGTCACTTTTGTAGCTGTTCAGATTTTGTAAATTTACTTGACCCGATTTCCCAACCCCAATAGCCTTTTCCCCAACCCAACAGCCTTTTTCTGCTGATGTTGTTTATCACTAGCCCACTGCTCTTTAGAAATTGTGCCCCATCAATTTAAGTTGCAGTACACAATTCTTCCACTTAGTGGCATCACTACCCTTGCTCAAGCAAAGCCTTAGAGTAAACTAATTTCCAGTAACTGGTACCTCCAACTCCATGAACTGTTTCCAGGTAGCTTCCCATTTAGCAATGCCATCATATAAAGCCTTGTTTTTCTCATAACGGAGTTTCATTTTCATAACTTCCTCATCATGTTGGTTCAACAAATCTTCTGTAAAGTTATCTGGAGTTGAAAAAATTTagtttattcattatttgtggTATAACATATTTCTGCAAAGTTACTCACATACAAAATAGTTGTGATTTGAGCTTTTCAGTACTAGTTGCATAGTGGACACCAAAGCTCTAGTAATTTAAGAAATAAGTAATTTAATAATGCATTTAAGTGAACCCTTTAAGGATTTACCTAGCATAACTCTCCTGGTTTTATTGCTAATCCAAAACCCTGCCAAGGTCTGTGACTCTAGGCTCAGTTCCAAGtagctcctccctccccaataAATAGGATGTTTTAATTCCAAAAGTCCACTGTTTCAGGGCTATCCTGCTTTGCTCTTTTCCAGCTGGTCAATGAGGATACAATCCCTAGCACCGCATTTGCTTGTTATAGTGAACTCTGGAGTAATGCCGTTTATAAGACTAGAGTATGAAGACACTTATTCTGGTTGGTTTGGGGAAATACACTATTTAATAAATAGCCATCACTGAACATTTCTTTCATGTATAGAAAAAAAGACGGAGGGAAACCAGCTGATAAAATGGCTAATGGTACACAGCCACTATTCTAGGCAAATCTGGAGTACATGAAATTTACTAGTGCAAGGTCAtacacttagggactaacaacaagaatttttgccatAAGTCGGGGACAGATcagttggaaatgacagaggaTGCAGAGAAAGACTTGGATGTATTGATCTAtctataggtgctggaactaggggtgctgccacaccccctggcttgaagtggtttccattatatccagggtttacagtttggttcaagggctctcagcacccccactataaaaatttaTCCAGCACTGCTTGGTCTATCACAAGAGGACTAcaagctcccaatgtgatgcaaccatgaaaaaggctaatgcaatcatAGGATGCATCACgtaaggtatttccagtagagataggggaGTGTATTACCATTgaacaaggcactggtgagatctcatctggaatactgtgtgcaattctggtctcccacgtttgagaaagattaattcaaactgaaaccggtacagagaagggcgactaggatgatccgagaaatGGAAAAACCTACCTTACAAGTggaaacttaaggagcttggcttgtttagcctaataaAACAAAGTCTGAGGGTAAATATGATTGCTTGCTAAAGatgcatcagagggataaacaccagatAGGGaaaagagttatttaagttaagagcCAATGTTGGCACTagaacaaatggacataaactggccatcaacaagtttaggcttgaaattagatgaagattccTTACCATCAGAGGAGGGAGGTCCTGAAAAAGCCTTTCAAGGGAGGTAGTGGGGCAAATAAaccctaacttgtttcaagattGAGTTTGATACTTTTATGGAGAGGACGGTATGGAGGaagttgcctacaatggcatacgGCCCATCTGTGACAGCTATtggcaaatatctccaacaggcAAAGATGGGAGGGTCTCTGAATTAagtcctgggtgtctggctggtgggtctcatcTACATGCTCAGAATCTAACtaatcaccatatgtggggttgagaaggaatttttcctcaggtcagattggcagcaACCTGCaggatttttcgccttcctctgcaacatgggtcacttgctggtttgaactagagtaaatggtggattctctgtaacttgaagtctttaaatcatgatttgaggacttaagtAACTTGCCAGAAGTTATGGGgctattacagaagtgggtgggtaaggttctgtgcCCTGCaatatgcaagaggtcagactagatgatcatgccTTCAAGTCTATACCAATCAATCCTTGCACATGAAATGGAAGAGTGGCAGGTCAGAGTGAAGATTTACCATCATAATATGGATGAAAGGCTGATCTCTGTTCTGTGCTATACAAACATTTTTCCCAGTAAAGGTCAAGCTCCTGTCTGACTTTTTCAATCACTCCCTTCAAGCTTTCTTTCTTCAGTTCTTCCAGACGCAGCAGCTCTTCTTCCCACTagaaagttatttaaaataatgtaaaacaatGCATTAAGGCCAACAATGCATCTTCATTAACATTCCTAGCTCTCTTACTCATAGGATAGCTTCATGCTGTTTATCTTAACATATCATCAGCACAGCCTTTGAGCCTTTAGTGTTCTGGAAACTATTGTAGTATATGGGAGTATAGTGATTAGCAATACACTTATCaagttaaaaggaaaataaaatagccTTATAAAGTCAGTATTGCAGAAAGAACGTAAATGGCTAAAATAGGACAAACTTGAAATAGTAATCAAGTTCAGGCACGTGTCTACACCCAGTCAGTCAAGTGGGAGGCATGGTTTTGTCACATCAACAGGCAGAGGCCATAAAGCTTTGCTGACGTGAGGCATTGATTACTGGAGTGCTTGAAACATACTAAACAACAATCTCTTAAtaggtacaaagaaaaggagtacttgtggcaccttagagactaacaaatttatttgagcataagctttcgtgagctacagctcacttcatcggatgcattcagtggaaaatacagtggggagatttgtatacacagagaacatgaaacaatgggtgttactgttGGTAACACTGGGCACTACTCTAGGTAACTCAAGAGGGTAAAAAACCATGAGTGTCAATAaagccctcttgctctaggcccagGCAAACTGAAGCCACTCTGCTGCTTGAACTCTCTGTGACCCTGCACAACTAtaaggaagctagcacacaaacagctttgcacacggctcgctagccaaggccagcttcggcctaaaaaacatataaataaagcaaaaatatttagCAAAAACTAATAACAAATAAACCCAAATAAGGCAAAGCTCAGGCAATGCTACTAAGAAAAAACACAACTGATTtttgctttagctgattggctacagTATTatacggggcaacaggtaattaATTATATAAGCTTATGTAATAAAATAAGCAAAGGTATAAATTGTATACTGTAATCTGCATTCGGGGCTGCAAGATTtaagacagctcagtctccctgtgcCCTATTTAAAGcttcaaataaatctctctgcttctccaccccgttgtggtcattggcgcAACGCATACCAGGCAACGAACCcaactgttgcttgcctcgggtactctgtgccggcaacattaccatacacactgtaacgagagtgatcacttaaggtgagctattaccagcaggagagccgggggcggggggggggcttccATTTTAATAAGAAGCTTCTATCCAATCAAATGAGTCAATTTGCACAACAGGGTCTTGACCTGGTTGGGGCCCTGGGCTATAACTGAAGTTTAAGCAACCAAATTGAGTACGATTACTTTCCAGAGACATTTTTCTCCTGCCTCGGTTTCTGCCTCCAGAAGAAAGTGATGCCTTCTTTGAATTCAAGATACCCATTGGCCCTATGGGTAGCTACTTAATTTCTATTCAGAGAACACTTACCACCACCAGAAACACTTGTTTAACATTTATGCAACATCCAGGGTTTTGATTAAGAGATCCCCCCCACCACTCAAGGTCTTAATAGCATTAGCTGTTACAAAAACTGACACAGGATTTCAAGATTCAACTAATGGTCATACAGCCCAACATATCCTGAATGAGCTATCGCACTAAACTAAACAGCTTGCGATGCCTGGTGAGCACTGTGACAAGGCAAGGCATCACCCGCATTTAGGTACccaagggtgggatttttaaaaccaCTTACGTGAGTGAGATTTGTGCTTTAAGTCACTTCAAAGTGATGAGTATAGCGTGTTGAAATATATGTCATCTTTTTTTAACTTGGAGAAGTTCAATATATCAGAAAGTGGTGCAGACTATAAACGTAGCATGGGCTTTTATTCCGCTATTTCGTGTTCAAGTTTGCGTTCACACTATGGGCTTGTCTTTTTCAGCATATAAACATTTTGAGTATGAAACGTCTTGGCAGAAATAATCAATGTACAATCTGAAATTCTATCACCAACTAAGAAACCAATAGTTTAGCAATTTAAGCCCAAAAAGTGGTAAAATAGTGAAGGAGTACTAACAGGTAAAttaacctaatttaaaaaaaaaatcttgttttaaataatgatttttatccaccctgtctGGAAATTGAAGCAATAACTGCAAGGAACTCTAAAACTGAAGGGCAACTAAGTCATGCCCAAGTGTTGCTGACTTCAGAAGACAGCGTTTCAACCTCAAATTGAAAGCAACAGTAGTACAGGTTCAATTGCCAGCAAAAATACCACTTTAAGGGGAATCTGAATATACATAAGGGTTTGCCTTCACTCAGAGTGAGTTCTTAGTGTAAGCCTTGCATTTCTTATGTAGTTGGATTTTGTGACAAAGCTTGTCTATTTAAAGAAAAACCTAAAATAGTTTCTGTAAGAAGAAAGGCAGGGGAAGTAGTTTGATGAAAAATATGCAAGGTATTGTCTTACCATGGTAACTTCTTGAGTAATGGAGCCTTTAATATTCATTTTACATTGTTCCTGCTTCTCTACTGGCCAGTGCAGTCTATTCCACAGAAGTTGTACCTTCTCCTTGAGAGCCTCCCGAGTTGAGATTACAGATTCTTTCTTCAACTGCAACTACAAGGCACATAGTATGATAGCATGAGGTAAACTTACTTCAGAGAGGATAGCACCTTAATGTAGAAGAACGCTGAGAAACTACAGTATAATAGCAAGGTGAACCAACCCACACTGGAAGAGAAATAATGTACACGCTCTAGTAAAGATGTGGAAAAAGGAAGAAAGCTTGTTCTTACAGCATTGCAGTGAGGACACTAAGTTTGTGGGATCTGTACAGTTAAGTATAAGTCACTATTTTGATGCAAGGTTATACTCTTTAACACAAATATTATTGTAATGTCCAAAGGTCTAGTTCATTCCTGATGTAAGCCGATAGAAAGACATCTTTAAATCATCAATACAAGCAGAAATCAAGAGTTGCCAGTAACCCTGCAAATTATCATCACTTGACATTACTAATAGCAACTGCCACTCAGAGTTTATGGTACATTGTGGAAACAGTCATAACCCTTCCCCTCTGGCTGATTCTTATCAGGACATGCCTGAAGACTgaattttattatattaaatgAATTTATTGCTGGTGAAGCGTTAGACATAGCATTGGAAGCGCAAACAAAATTGTTAAAGAGTAGATAGTGGAAGCTCTCAAGCTGGCCTATTATCATGCAACAACCAATAGGAGAATCCATTTCTAGGACTGCATGTATACCAGGGATTTAAAATATTCCCACCAACTCAGCTGCATTAACATTATCAATCCCACCAGTGCTAACAGACAAGGTTCCAGCAGCTTCAAGTGTTTTATGGACCAGCATGGGTTAGCGAACTGTTGCAGAACAGGTTTATTTGATAGAGTACTTAAATTAAGACCTTCTATTTCCAATCTAAAGGCATTGCGCATATACTGCCAATGGCTTATTTATTATCAATTCTGAGGTTAACAGAAGAGAACAAAGAACAAGGAAGTCAAGACACACTGAAAGACTTTAGCATTTAATTGTCTTGAAACATGTGGCTTGTGTGCTCATCATAAAACAGATGCTACCATATATGGTATTTGGATATTAGTTATTCAGTATAGCTATCTTTAAGAACAGGCTTTGAGTTCCTGTGTATTTGGTTCTTGGTCTAGAAAAAATTATAATAAGTTCTTGCAGTTTTGTTCAGAATTGAGAGGAGgcaaactaaactgaaaaaaggaaagCATGGTGCTACCTTTTTCTCCCCTGAATCCCCAGAGCACTCAAAAGAGTGGGAATAGGAGTGCTAGAAAAAGCTAGTCCATCTACTCTGCTTCAGCTTCTCAGAAGCCTAATGActaagaagaagggggaaaaataggCACTCTGTCTGCTCCCCTGGCTTTGCTTGAGCCCTAAGGGAGCACCAAGCACAGGATAGCAATCCTGTCCATATAGCcacaaagaggaggaggggaggcatCTAGATTTGGCCACTGCCAGACAAAATACTAGACACAATGGATTACTACTGCTCTTGCATAGCAATTCCCATGTTCTTAAGGATGTAGGAAGTATTATAATGGCAATGCTTACGCATCCTAATTATAGGTGTCAGTGTTACATGTGATTGTTAAGAACAGTTCCTATATCTTCTCTTAGTCACTTAAAAATCTAACCTTATTAACAAGTGTTTGAAGAGCTTCAATGTTCTTACTGGCAAGACAAAAAGATTCCTCATCATCAGAAAGCGCCTCTTTTTCAAGAGTAGAATCAGGTGTATGCCCAATCTCTTCATTATACTGCCTGATTTCATTTCTTAGTCTGAGAAAAACTTCCAGACATTGTTTCtattgaaaaattaaaaacaagcatTTTATATACAATTGGTTAGAATATTGTCTCATACTGAGGCTCTGTAGATTAAGATACCATGTCAAGGCAATAGCGAAGGTAATATGATTTGGCTAGTTCAGGTCACTCCATTTCTGAGTATGGATTGATAGCTTTGTAACTATACTGTACAAAAACTATCTAAAACTTAAAAGCACTGCACAGAAGCTGAAGTGTACGCCATCATCCAAGTACTATCTGGTAATCACAAAGGGAGAAAAGGGAACTCAGTTCATGGGAACAGCATTTAAAATTTTATTCTTAGACAGTGTGAAGTTGTACTtcatacaaacattttaaaatttcatcacTATTATTTTCCATAACTTTTAAAGAACTCCTTAAACAGGGTGAGATGTCTCAGCTATATAATGCCTTTAAATATATATGGATAATTAGGCCATAATATGATTTAATTAAACTGGATTAAAAATCAGTATTAAAGTAAGTAGTATTAACTACACTCAGCGATCAGAGGACACTGCAACTAGCATTCTTTTCTGGTTAAAATGCAGAGGTGGAAAACACTTTCCTCTACAGCCCCAAATCACATTCATTTAttggatgtttgtttttttttttaaaacatca
The sequence above is a segment of the Natator depressus isolate rNatDep1 chromosome 5, rNatDep2.hap1, whole genome shotgun sequence genome. Coding sequences within it:
- the LOC141987820 gene encoding protein regulator of cytokinesis 1-like isoform X3, translating into MQRTPRKSEVLASSLVSSVNHALGKLLDIWHQIGIKEEMQLERMQAVKQHIEDLLNEMITEECQLKERIESSIERRKKELMSLRNELSLDPYLAEEGISILQMEKDLRLALDATLKEKNERLEELKQLQQQDEKLCAELFATPYYIPTGSIPSRSQLEELKEHVRMRSDEKLQLKKESVISTREALKEKVQLLWNRLHWPVEKQEQCKMNIKGSITQEVTMWEEELLRLEELKKESLKGVIEKVRQELDLYWEKCLYSTEQRSAFHPYYDDNFTEDLLNQHDEEVMKMKLRYEKNKALYDGIAKWEATWKQFMELEKKSTNPNRLVNRGGTLLKEERERSKIHKLLTKLGEELKRSIESWEKEQGCNFLIEGQRFLDYMANQWEQHKLKKEQERLTKKEDSAVLKTPMKRHAGSTTQTPLKTRKLHGVTNLTVLRAASCISLTSTGTCPAAVARTPIPVCKTPSKSTPPDSLQQARLQEGKENQQTSKSNNQFSYLDFTKDLSKKTSNTSEIFNSTVNENRY
- the LOC141987820 gene encoding protein regulator of cytokinesis 1-like isoform X2; this encodes MQLERMQAVKQHIEDLLNEMITEECQLKERIESSIERRKKELMSLRNELSLDPYLAEEGISILQMEKDLRLALDATLKEKNERLEELKQLQQQDEKLCAELFATPYYIPTGSIPSRSQLEELKEHVRMRSDEKKQCLEVFLRLRNEIRQYNEEIGHTPDSTLEKEALSDDEESFCLASKNIEALQTLVNKLQLKKESVISTREALKEKVQLLWNRLHWPVEKQEQCKMNIKGSITQEVTMWEEELLRLEELKKESLKGVIEKVRQELDLYWEKCLYSTEQRSAFHPYYDDNFTEDLLNQHDEEVMKMKLRYEKNKALYDGIAKWEATWKQFMELEKKSTNPNRLVNRGGTLLKEERERSKIHKLLTKLGEELKRSIESWEKEQGCNFLIEGQRFLDYMANQWEQHKLKKEQERLTKKEDSAVLKTPMKRHAGSTTQTPLKTRKLHGVTNLTVLRAASCISLTSTGTCPAAVARTPIPVCKTPSKSTPPDSLQQARLQEGKENQQTSKSNNQFSYLDFTKDLSKKTSNTSEIFNSTVNENRY
- the LOC141987820 gene encoding protein regulator of cytokinesis 1-like isoform X1, with translation MQRTPRKSEVLASSLVSSVNHALGKLLDIWHQIGIKEEMQLERMQAVKQHIEDLLNEMITEECQLKERIESSIERRKKELMSLRNELSLDPYLAEEGISILQMEKDLRLALDATLKEKNERLEELKQLQQQDEKLCAELFATPYYIPTGSIPSRSQLEELKEHVRMRSDEKKQCLEVFLRLRNEIRQYNEEIGHTPDSTLEKEALSDDEESFCLASKNIEALQTLVNKLQLKKESVISTREALKEKVQLLWNRLHWPVEKQEQCKMNIKGSITQEVTMWEEELLRLEELKKESLKGVIEKVRQELDLYWEKCLYSTEQRSAFHPYYDDNFTEDLLNQHDEEVMKMKLRYEKNKALYDGIAKWEATWKQFMELEKKSTNPNRLVNRGGTLLKEERERSKIHKLLTKLGEELKRSIESWEKEQGCNFLIEGQRFLDYMANQWEQHKLKKEQERLTKKEDSAVLKTPMKRHAGSTTQTPLKTRKLHGVTNLTVLRAASCISLTSTGTCPAAVARTPIPVCKTPSKSTPPDSLQQARLQEGKENQQTSKSNNQFSYLDFTKDLSKKTSNTSEIFNSTVNENRY